In Felis catus isolate Fca126 chromosome A2, F.catus_Fca126_mat1.0, whole genome shotgun sequence, the following proteins share a genomic window:
- the USP19 gene encoding ubiquitin carboxyl-terminal hydrolase 19 isoform X12, with product MSGGASTTGPRRGPPGLEEATSKKKQKDRANQESKDGDPRRGSVSSREEQAKEELLLDWRQSADEVIVKLRVGAGPLRLEEVDAAFTDTDCVVRLPGGRQWGGVFYAEIESSCTKVQARKGGLLQLALPKKVPLLTWPSLLKPLGTQEALPGLRCQENGQEPSPIALEPGPEPRRGKQEARNQKRAQGRGEVGAGAGPGAQAGPSAKRAVHLRRGPDGEGSRDGPGPRGDAPPFLAETATQAEAEEQLRVPPLNPQTCLLGSEENLALLAGEKTVSPRNDPVSPAMARSRDPEKGDRSKEEMAEAADALTLVDEPESMVNLAFVKNDSYEKGPDSVVVHVYVKEICRDTSRVLFREQDFTLIFQTRDGNFLRLHPGCGPHTIFRWQVKLRNLIEPEQCTFCFTASRIDICLRKRQSQRWGGLEAPAARGAVGGAKVAVPTGPTPLDSTPPGGAPHPLTGQEEARAVEKEKPKARSEDTGLDGVVARTPMEHVAPKPEPHLASPKPTCMVPPMPHSPVSGDSVEEEEEEEKKVCLPGFTGLVNLGNTCFMNSVIQSLSNTRELRDFFHDRSFEAEINYNNPLGTGGRLAIGFAVLLRALWKGTHHAFQPSKLKAIVASKASQFTGYAQHDAQEFMAFLLDGLHEDLNRIQNKPYTETVDSDGRPDEVVAEEAWQRHKMRNDSFIVDLFQGQYKSKLVCPVCAKVSITFDPFLYLPVPLPQKQKVLPVFYFAREPHSKPIKFLVSISKENSSASEVLESLSQSAHVKPENLRLAEVIKNRFHRVFLPSHSLDTVSPSDTLLCFELLSPELAKERVVVLEVQQRPQVPSIPISKCAACQRKQQSEDEKLKRCTRCYRVGYCNQLCQKTHWPDHKGLCRPENIGYPFLVSVPASRLTYARLAQLLEGYARYSVSVFQPPFQPGRMALESQGTGCTTLLSTSSLEAGDSERDPIQPPELQLVTPVAEGDTGVPRTWAAPDRGSVPSTSGVSSEVLATGPVEVGSLPAGERMSRPEAAVPGYQHPSEAINAHTPQFFIYKIDASNREQRLEDKGDTPLELGEDCSLALVWRNNERLQEFVLVASKELECAEDPGSAGEAARAGHFTLDQCLNLFTRPEVLAPEEAWYCPQCKQHREASKQLLLWRLPNVLIVQLKRFSFRSFIWRDKINDLVEFPVRNLDLSKFCIGQKEEQLPSYDLYAVINHYGGMIGGHYTACARLPNDRSSQRSDVGWRLFDDSTVTTVDESQVVTRYAYVLFYRRRNSPVERPPRAGHSEHHSDLGPAAEAAASQGLGPGQAPEVAPTRTAPERFAPPVDRPAPTYSNMEEVD from the exons ATGTCTGGTGGGGCCAGCACCACGGGCCCAAGGAGAGGTCCCCCAGGACTGGAGGAGGCCACCAGTAAGAAGAAGCAGAAGGATCGAGCAAACCAGGAGAGCAAGGATGGAGATCCTAGGAGAG GGTCAGTGTCCTCTCGGGAGGAGCAGGCCAAAGAGG AGTTGTTGCTTGATTGGAGGCAGAGTGCAGATGAGGTGATTGTCAAGCTGCGTGTGGGAGCGGGTCCCCTGCGGCTGGAGGAGGTGGATGCTGCTTTCACAGACACAGACTGCGTGGTGCGGCTTCCAG GTGGTCGGCAGTGGGGTGGTGTTTTCTATGCTGAGATAGAAAGTTCTTGCACCAAAGTACAAGCCCGCAAGGGTGGCCTCCTGCAGCTGGCACTGCCCAAGAAGGTGCCTCTGCTCACATGGCCCTCTCTTCTG AAACCTCTAGGGACCCAGGAGGCGTTGCCAGGGCTGCGGTGTCAGGAGAATGGGCAGGAGCCATCTCCCATTGCCCTGGAGCCAGGCCCTGAGCCCCGGCGGGGTAAACAGGAGGCCCGGAACCAGAAGAGGGCCCAGGGCCGTGGTGAGGTAGGCGCAGGGGCTGGCCCCGGGGCCCAGGCAGGGCCCAGCGCCAAGAGGGCTGTGCATCTCCGCAGAGGGCCAGATGGGGAAGGGTCCAGAGATGGGCCTGGACCCCGGGGCGATGCCCCCCCCTTCTTGGCtgagacagccacccag GCTGAGGCGGAGGAACAGCTCCGGGTACCACCGCTGAACCCCCAGACCTGCCTTTTGGGTTCAGAGGAGAATCTAGCACTCTTGGCAGGAGAGAAGACCGTGTCCCCCAGGAATGATCCAGTCTCCCCAGCCATGGCTCGGAGCAGAGATCCTGAGAAAGGTGACCGTTCCAAAGAGGAGATGGCAGAGGCAGCAGATGCTCTAACCTTGGTGGATG AGCCGGAGTCCATGGTGAACCTGGCATTTGTCAAGAATGACTCATATGAGAAGGGCCCGGATTCAGTGGTGGTGCATGTGTACGTGAAAGAAATCTGCAGGGACACTTCTCGAGTGCTTTTCCGCGAGCAAGATTTCACGCTTATCTTCCAGACCAG GGATGGAAACTTCCTGAGACTACACCCAGGCTGTGGGCCCCATACCATCTTCCGTTGGCAGGTGAAGCTCAG GAACCTGATTGAGCCTGAGCAGTGCACCTTTTGCTTCACGGCCTCTCGAATTGACATCTGCCTCCGAAAGCGGCAAAGTCAGCGCTGggggggcctggaggccccagcTGCACGAG GTGCAGTGGGTGGTGCAAAGGTTGCCGTGCCGACAGGTCCAACCCCTCTGGATTCAACCCCACCGGgaggtgccccccaccctctcACAGGCCAGGAGGAAGCTCGGGCTGTGGAGAAGGAAAAACCCAAGGCTCGATCTGAGGACACGGGGCTGGATGGTGTGGTGGCCCGCACCCCCATGGAGCATGTAGCCCCAAAGCCAGAGCCACACCTAGCCTCG CCCAAGCCCACATGTATGGTGCCTCCAATGCCCCACAGCCCTGTGAGCGGAGATAgtgtggaggaagaagaggaggaagagaagaaggtgtGTTTGCCTGGCTTCACTGGCCTTGTCAACCTAGGCAACACCTGCTTCATGAACAGTGTCATTCAGTCTCTGTCCAATACTCGGGAGCTCCGGGACTTCTTCCACG ACCGCTCCTTTGAGGCTGAGATCAACTACAACAACCCACTGGGGACTGGTGGGCGTCTGGCCATTGGCTTTGCTGTGTTGCTCCGGGCACTGTGGAAGGGCACCCACCATGCCTTCCAGCCTTCCAAGTTGAAG GCCATTGTGGCAAGCAAGGCCAGCCAGTTCACAGGCTATGCGCAGCATGATGCCCAGGAGTTCATGGCTTTCTTGCTGGATGGGCTGCATGAAGACTTGAATCGCATTCAGAACAAGCCCTACACGGAAACTGTGGATTCAGATGGGCGGCCCGATGAG GTGGTGGCTGAAGAAGCATGGCAGCGGCATAAGATGAGGAATGACTCTTTCATCGTAGACCTGTTTCAGGGCCAGTATAAGTCGAAGCTGgtgtgccctgtgtgtgccaAG GTCTCCATCACTTTTGACCCATTCCTCTACCTGCCAGTACCCTTGCCACAGAAGCAGAAGGTTCTCCCCGTCTTCTATTTTGCCCGGGAGCCGCACAGCAAACCCATCAAG TTTCTGGTGAGCATCAGCAAGGAGAACTCCAGTGCAAGTGAAGTGTTGGAATCCCTCTCTCAGAGTGCCCACGTGAAGCCTGAGAACCTGCGTCTAGCTGAG GTGATTAAGAATCGTTTCCACCGTGTATTCCTGCCCTCCCACTCATTGGACACTGTGTCCCCATCTGACACGCTCCTCTGCTTTGAGCTGCTATCCCCAGAGTTGGCTAAGGAGCGGGTGGTGGTGCTAGAGGTGCAGCAG CGCCCCCAGGTGCCCAGCATCCCCATCTCCAAGTGTGCAGCCTGCCAGCGGAAGCAGCAGTCAGAGGACGAGAAGCTGAAGCGCTGTACCCGGTGCTACCGCGTGGGCTACTGCAACCA gCTCTGCCAGAAAACCCACTGGCCTGACCACAAGGGTCTCTGCCGCCCTGAGAACATTGGCTACCCATTTCTGGTCAGTGTACCTGCCTCACGTCTCACTTATGCTCGTCTTGCTCAGCTGCTAGAGGGCTATGCCCG GTATTCTGTGAGTGTATTCCAACCACCCTTCCAGCCTGGCCGCATGGCCTTGGAATCCCAGGGCACTGGCTGTACTACGTTGCTCTCTACTAGCTCCCTGGAGGCTGGGGACAGTGAGAGGGACCCGATTCAGCCGCCTGAGCTCCAGTTGGTGACCCCCGTGGCTGAGGGGGACACAGGGGTCCCTAGGACATGGGCGGCTCCTGATcggggctctgtgcccagcaccagTGGAGTTTCTTCTGAGGTGCTGGCCACTGGGCCTGTTGAAGTTGGCTCCTTGCCTGCTGGTGAGAGGATGTCTCGGCCCGAAG CTGCTGTGCCTGGATATCAGCACCCAAGTGAAGCCATAAATGCCCACACCCCTcagttcttcatctataaaattgacGCATCTAACCGAGAGCAGCGGCTGGAGGACAAAG GAGACACCCCCCTGGAGCTGGGTGAGGACTGCAGCCTGGCTCTAGTGTGGCGGAACAATGAGCGCCTGCAGGAATTTGTGTTGGTAGCCTCCAAAGAGCTGGAGTGTGCTGAGGATCCAGGCTCTGCTGGTGAGGCTGCCCGTGCTGGGCACTTTACTCTGGACCAGTGCCTGAACCTCTTCACTCGGCCTGAGGTGCTGGCGCCTGAGGAGGCTTG GTACTGCCCACAGTGTAAACAACACAGAGAGGCCTCCAAGCAGCTGCTGCTGTGGCGCTTGCCCAACGTACTCATTGTGCAGCTCAAGCGCTTCTCCTTTCGGAGTTTCATTTGGCGTGACAAGATCAACGACCTGGTGGAGTTTCCTGTTCG GAACCTGGACCTGAGCAAGTTTTGCATTGGTCAGAAAGAGGAACAGCTGCCTAGCTACGACCTGTACGCTGTCATCAACCACTACGGAGGCATGATTGGCGGCCACTACACTGCCTGTGCCCGCCTGCCCAATGACCGCAGCAGTCAGCGCAGCGACGTGG GGTGGCGCTTATTTGATGACAGCACGGTGACAACAGTAGACGAGAGCCAGGTCGTGACGCGTTATGCCTATGTACTCTTCTACCGCCGGCGGAACTCTCCTGTGGAGAGGCCCCCCAGGGCAGGTCACTCTGAGCACCACTCAGACCTAGGCCCTGCAGCCGAGGCTGCTGCCAGCCAG GGACTAGGCCCTGGCCAGGCCCCCGAGGTGGCCCCCACGCGGACAGCCCCTGAACGCTTCGCCCCCCCTGTGGACCGCCCAGCCCCCACCTACAGCAACATGGAGGAGGTCGATTAG
- the USP19 gene encoding ubiquitin carboxyl-terminal hydrolase 19 isoform X13 translates to MSGGASTTGPRRGPPGLEEATSKKKQKDRANQESKDGDPRRGSVSSREEQAKEELLLDWRQSADEVIVKLRVGAGPLRLEEVDAAFTDTDCVVRLPGGRQWGGVFYAEIESSCTKVQARKGGLLQLALPKKVPLLTWPSLLKKPLGTQEALPGLRCQENGQEPSPIALEPGPEPRRGKQEARNQKRAQGRGEVGAGAGPGAQAGPSAKRAVHLRRGPDGEGSRDGPGPRGDAPPFLAETATQAEAEEQLRVPPLNPQTCLLGSEENLALLAGEKTVSPRNDPVSPAMARSRDPEKGDRSKEEMAEAADALTLVDEPESMVNLAFVKNDSYEKGPDSVVVHVYVKEICRDTSRVLFREQDFTLIFQTRDGNFLRLHPGCGPHTIFRWQVKLRNLIEPEQCTFCFTASRIDICLRKRQSQRWGGLEAPAARVGGAKVAVPTGPTPLDSTPPGGAPHPLTGQEEARAVEKEKPKARSEDTGLDGVVARTPMEHVAPKPEPHLASPKPTCMVPPMPHSPVSGDSVEEEEEEEKKVCLPGFTGLVNLGNTCFMNSVIQSLSNTRELRDFFHDRSFEAEINYNNPLGTGGRLAIGFAVLLRALWKGTHHAFQPSKLKAIVASKASQFTGYAQHDAQEFMAFLLDGLHEDLNRIQNKPYTETVDSDGRPDEVVAEEAWQRHKMRNDSFIVDLFQGQYKSKLVCPVCAKVSITFDPFLYLPVPLPQKQKVLPVFYFAREPHSKPIKFLVSISKENSSASEVLESLSQSAHVKPENLRLAEVIKNRFHRVFLPSHSLDTVSPSDTLLCFELLSPELAKERVVVLEVQQRPQVPSIPISKCAACQRKQQSEDEKLKRCTRCYRVGYCNQLCQKTHWPDHKGLCRPENIGYPFLVSVPASRLTYARLAQLLEGYARYSVSVFQPPFQPGRMALESQGTGCTTLLSTSSLEAGDSERDPIQPPELQLVTPVAEGDTGVPRTWAAPDRGSVPSTSGVSSEVLATGPVEVGSLPAGERMSRPEAAVPGYQHPSEAINAHTPQFFIYKIDASNREQRLEDKGDTPLELGEDCSLALVWRNNERLQEFVLVASKELECAEDPGSAGEAARAGHFTLDQCLNLFTRPEVLAPEEAWYCPQCKQHREASKQLLLWRLPNVLIVQLKRFSFRSFIWRDKINDLVEFPVRNLDLSKFCIGQKEEQLPSYDLYAVINHYGGMIGGHYTACARLPNDRSSQRSDVGWRLFDDSTVTTVDESQVVTRYAYVLFYRRRNSPVERPPRAGHSEHHSDLGPAAEAAASQGLGPGQAPEVAPTRTAPERFAPPVDRPAPTYSNMEEVD, encoded by the exons ATGTCTGGTGGGGCCAGCACCACGGGCCCAAGGAGAGGTCCCCCAGGACTGGAGGAGGCCACCAGTAAGAAGAAGCAGAAGGATCGAGCAAACCAGGAGAGCAAGGATGGAGATCCTAGGAGAG GGTCAGTGTCCTCTCGGGAGGAGCAGGCCAAAGAGG AGTTGTTGCTTGATTGGAGGCAGAGTGCAGATGAGGTGATTGTCAAGCTGCGTGTGGGAGCGGGTCCCCTGCGGCTGGAGGAGGTGGATGCTGCTTTCACAGACACAGACTGCGTGGTGCGGCTTCCAG GTGGTCGGCAGTGGGGTGGTGTTTTCTATGCTGAGATAGAAAGTTCTTGCACCAAAGTACAAGCCCGCAAGGGTGGCCTCCTGCAGCTGGCACTGCCCAAGAAGGTGCCTCTGCTCACATGGCCCTCTCTTCTG AAGAAACCTCTAGGGACCCAGGAGGCGTTGCCAGGGCTGCGGTGTCAGGAGAATGGGCAGGAGCCATCTCCCATTGCCCTGGAGCCAGGCCCTGAGCCCCGGCGGGGTAAACAGGAGGCCCGGAACCAGAAGAGGGCCCAGGGCCGTGGTGAGGTAGGCGCAGGGGCTGGCCCCGGGGCCCAGGCAGGGCCCAGCGCCAAGAGGGCTGTGCATCTCCGCAGAGGGCCAGATGGGGAAGGGTCCAGAGATGGGCCTGGACCCCGGGGCGATGCCCCCCCCTTCTTGGCtgagacagccacccag GCTGAGGCGGAGGAACAGCTCCGGGTACCACCGCTGAACCCCCAGACCTGCCTTTTGGGTTCAGAGGAGAATCTAGCACTCTTGGCAGGAGAGAAGACCGTGTCCCCCAGGAATGATCCAGTCTCCCCAGCCATGGCTCGGAGCAGAGATCCTGAGAAAGGTGACCGTTCCAAAGAGGAGATGGCAGAGGCAGCAGATGCTCTAACCTTGGTGGATG AGCCGGAGTCCATGGTGAACCTGGCATTTGTCAAGAATGACTCATATGAGAAGGGCCCGGATTCAGTGGTGGTGCATGTGTACGTGAAAGAAATCTGCAGGGACACTTCTCGAGTGCTTTTCCGCGAGCAAGATTTCACGCTTATCTTCCAGACCAG GGATGGAAACTTCCTGAGACTACACCCAGGCTGTGGGCCCCATACCATCTTCCGTTGGCAGGTGAAGCTCAG GAACCTGATTGAGCCTGAGCAGTGCACCTTTTGCTTCACGGCCTCTCGAATTGACATCTGCCTCCGAAAGCGGCAAAGTCAGCGCTGggggggcctggaggccccagcTGCACGAG TGGGTGGTGCAAAGGTTGCCGTGCCGACAGGTCCAACCCCTCTGGATTCAACCCCACCGGgaggtgccccccaccctctcACAGGCCAGGAGGAAGCTCGGGCTGTGGAGAAGGAAAAACCCAAGGCTCGATCTGAGGACACGGGGCTGGATGGTGTGGTGGCCCGCACCCCCATGGAGCATGTAGCCCCAAAGCCAGAGCCACACCTAGCCTCG CCCAAGCCCACATGTATGGTGCCTCCAATGCCCCACAGCCCTGTGAGCGGAGATAgtgtggaggaagaagaggaggaagagaagaaggtgtGTTTGCCTGGCTTCACTGGCCTTGTCAACCTAGGCAACACCTGCTTCATGAACAGTGTCATTCAGTCTCTGTCCAATACTCGGGAGCTCCGGGACTTCTTCCACG ACCGCTCCTTTGAGGCTGAGATCAACTACAACAACCCACTGGGGACTGGTGGGCGTCTGGCCATTGGCTTTGCTGTGTTGCTCCGGGCACTGTGGAAGGGCACCCACCATGCCTTCCAGCCTTCCAAGTTGAAG GCCATTGTGGCAAGCAAGGCCAGCCAGTTCACAGGCTATGCGCAGCATGATGCCCAGGAGTTCATGGCTTTCTTGCTGGATGGGCTGCATGAAGACTTGAATCGCATTCAGAACAAGCCCTACACGGAAACTGTGGATTCAGATGGGCGGCCCGATGAG GTGGTGGCTGAAGAAGCATGGCAGCGGCATAAGATGAGGAATGACTCTTTCATCGTAGACCTGTTTCAGGGCCAGTATAAGTCGAAGCTGgtgtgccctgtgtgtgccaAG GTCTCCATCACTTTTGACCCATTCCTCTACCTGCCAGTACCCTTGCCACAGAAGCAGAAGGTTCTCCCCGTCTTCTATTTTGCCCGGGAGCCGCACAGCAAACCCATCAAG TTTCTGGTGAGCATCAGCAAGGAGAACTCCAGTGCAAGTGAAGTGTTGGAATCCCTCTCTCAGAGTGCCCACGTGAAGCCTGAGAACCTGCGTCTAGCTGAG GTGATTAAGAATCGTTTCCACCGTGTATTCCTGCCCTCCCACTCATTGGACACTGTGTCCCCATCTGACACGCTCCTCTGCTTTGAGCTGCTATCCCCAGAGTTGGCTAAGGAGCGGGTGGTGGTGCTAGAGGTGCAGCAG CGCCCCCAGGTGCCCAGCATCCCCATCTCCAAGTGTGCAGCCTGCCAGCGGAAGCAGCAGTCAGAGGACGAGAAGCTGAAGCGCTGTACCCGGTGCTACCGCGTGGGCTACTGCAACCA gCTCTGCCAGAAAACCCACTGGCCTGACCACAAGGGTCTCTGCCGCCCTGAGAACATTGGCTACCCATTTCTGGTCAGTGTACCTGCCTCACGTCTCACTTATGCTCGTCTTGCTCAGCTGCTAGAGGGCTATGCCCG GTATTCTGTGAGTGTATTCCAACCACCCTTCCAGCCTGGCCGCATGGCCTTGGAATCCCAGGGCACTGGCTGTACTACGTTGCTCTCTACTAGCTCCCTGGAGGCTGGGGACAGTGAGAGGGACCCGATTCAGCCGCCTGAGCTCCAGTTGGTGACCCCCGTGGCTGAGGGGGACACAGGGGTCCCTAGGACATGGGCGGCTCCTGATcggggctctgtgcccagcaccagTGGAGTTTCTTCTGAGGTGCTGGCCACTGGGCCTGTTGAAGTTGGCTCCTTGCCTGCTGGTGAGAGGATGTCTCGGCCCGAAG CTGCTGTGCCTGGATATCAGCACCCAAGTGAAGCCATAAATGCCCACACCCCTcagttcttcatctataaaattgacGCATCTAACCGAGAGCAGCGGCTGGAGGACAAAG GAGACACCCCCCTGGAGCTGGGTGAGGACTGCAGCCTGGCTCTAGTGTGGCGGAACAATGAGCGCCTGCAGGAATTTGTGTTGGTAGCCTCCAAAGAGCTGGAGTGTGCTGAGGATCCAGGCTCTGCTGGTGAGGCTGCCCGTGCTGGGCACTTTACTCTGGACCAGTGCCTGAACCTCTTCACTCGGCCTGAGGTGCTGGCGCCTGAGGAGGCTTG GTACTGCCCACAGTGTAAACAACACAGAGAGGCCTCCAAGCAGCTGCTGCTGTGGCGCTTGCCCAACGTACTCATTGTGCAGCTCAAGCGCTTCTCCTTTCGGAGTTTCATTTGGCGTGACAAGATCAACGACCTGGTGGAGTTTCCTGTTCG GAACCTGGACCTGAGCAAGTTTTGCATTGGTCAGAAAGAGGAACAGCTGCCTAGCTACGACCTGTACGCTGTCATCAACCACTACGGAGGCATGATTGGCGGCCACTACACTGCCTGTGCCCGCCTGCCCAATGACCGCAGCAGTCAGCGCAGCGACGTGG GGTGGCGCTTATTTGATGACAGCACGGTGACAACAGTAGACGAGAGCCAGGTCGTGACGCGTTATGCCTATGTACTCTTCTACCGCCGGCGGAACTCTCCTGTGGAGAGGCCCCCCAGGGCAGGTCACTCTGAGCACCACTCAGACCTAGGCCCTGCAGCCGAGGCTGCTGCCAGCCAG GGACTAGGCCCTGGCCAGGCCCCCGAGGTGGCCCCCACGCGGACAGCCCCTGAACGCTTCGCCCCCCCTGTGGACCGCCCAGCCCCCACCTACAGCAACATGGAGGAGGTCGATTAG